CAACGTAGGATTCATTGTTGACTTACCGAATCGCCAGTCCTTCAGCCCCGATGCCGCCTGGTACACGGGTGAACTCGAAGGCTTGAAGTTTGCTGACGGTGCTCCCGCTTTTGCTGTCGAGGTCAGAAGCGAGAATGACTACGGACCGGCAGCAGAACGAGAGCTAGCCGCGAAGCGACGCGACTACTTTGCCGCCGGAACTCTCGTTGTGTGGGACGTAGACCTGCTCGGCGACGATGTGATCAAAGTCTACCGATTCACCGATCCAGAAACCCCGACATTCTACAAACGTGGTGACATTGCAGGGGCAGAACCGGCAGTACCCGGCTGGACGATGCCCGTTGATGAACTGTTCGACTAACTCCCACTACTTCGAAAGCAGGCATCAGCCATATCATTCATCTCGATCGATGCCCATTGAGCAGCGGGCGAAGCGCCTGGCCAGTGTAAGACTTCTTCGAGCGGGCGACGTCTTCGGGCGTGCCTTCGGCGACCACCTTGCCGCCGTCCTCGCCGCCTTCGGGTCCCAGGTCGATGACCCAATCCGCGCTCTTGATCACGTCGAGGTTGTGCTCTACCACAAGGACTGTGTTGCCGAGCGAGACCAATTGATGAAGCACGTCGAGCAGCTTACGAACGTCCTCGAAGTGCAATCCGGTTGTCGGCTCGTCAAGAATGTACAACGTGCGTCCGGTGGCTCGCTTCGACAGCTCCTTGGCCAGCTTGATGCGCTGTGCCTCGCCGCCTGAAAGCGTCGTCGCCGACTGGCCGAGCTTGATGTAGCCCAGCCCGACGTCGATCAGCGTCTGAAGCTTCACTTTGACCTGCGGAATATTCTCGAGCACCGGCAACCCTTCGTCGACCGTCGTGTCCAACAGGCCCGCTATCGAGTAGCCCTTGTACTTCACCGAAAGCGTCTCGCGATTGTAGCGCGCGCCGCGGCACACGTCACACATCACGTACACGTCGGGCAGAAAGTTCATCTCGATGCGCTTCATTCCGTCGCCCTGGCAGGTTTCGCATCTGCCCCCCTTTACGTTGAACGAGAAGCGGCCCGGCTTGTAGCCACGCTCCCGCGACTCGGGCAGCATCGCGTACAGCTCGCGGATGGGAGTGAACACGCCCGTGTAGGTCGCCGGGTTCGAGCGAGGTGTGCGGCCGATGGGTGACTGGTCGATCTCGATGATCTTGTCTATGTGCTCGAGCCCGGTCACTTCACGGTGCGCCCCTGGATCGTTCAAGCTGCGATAGAGTTTGCGGGCCAGGCTTCGATAAAGAATGTCGTCGACCAGCGTCGATTTGCCCGAACCCGAAACACCAGTCACTACGATGAACAATCCAAGAGGAAACCTGACGTCTATGTTCTTGAGGTTATTCGCGCGCGCGCCGAGCACCTCGATCGCCTTGCCGTTCGTACTCCGTCGCTCGGACGGAACTGCAATCGACAAGTCGCCGGCGATGTACCGCCCAGTGAGAGACGCAGAATTGCGGGCGATGTCCTCGGGAGTACCTTGCGCGACCACGAAGCCGCCGTGGGCGCCGGCGCCAGGACCCAGATCGACCACGTGATCGGCGCGGCGAATCGTCTCTTCGTCGTGCTCGACGACCAGCACGGTGTTTCCCAAGTCGCGAAGATGCTCGAGCGTGTCGAGCAGCTTGCGATTGTCGCGAGGGTGAAGCCCAATCGAAGGCTCGTCCAGCACGTACAGAACGCCTCGCAGTTGAGAGCCGATTTGCGTTGCAAGCCTGATGCGCTGGCCTTCACCGCCTGAGAGCGTGGACGAAGGTCTATCGAGCGTGATGTAGCCGAGCCCGACTGTGTCCAGAAAACTCATTCGCTGGCGAATCTCTCGCAAGATCAGTCCCGCGATTTTCTCCTCTCTGGCGTTCAGCTTGATTGCATTAAAGACTTTGACTGCTTGCGAGATGGGAATCGCAGTGTAGTCGGCGATGGCTCGGCCGCCAACTCGGACCGCAAGCGACGCAGGTTGAAGCCTGCGGCCCTGGCAAGCGGGACAAACGGTCGGCGATATTAGCGCTTCGAACGCCGCGATGCCGCTCTCGCTCTTCATATCTTCGGCGCGCGCCATCAGATACGGAACGGCGCCTTTCCAATCAGTCTTGTACTCATAAGCACCGTAACGCAGCGACAGTCTTTCTTTCGAGCCGTAGAAAAATGAGTCCTGCACCTTCTGCGGCAAGTCGGCGAACGCTTTGTCGGGCGAGATGCCCGCTTGCTTGGCCATCGATTTCAGCACATCGCGCAGGTAGTTGCTGATGTTCGTGTCGGGAGGAAACGGATCCTGATCGCTGATCGGAAGCTGCGGATCAGCGACGATCTTCGCCGGATCGATTTCCGCGCGGCTCCCCAGACCGTGACAATCGCGGCATGCGCCGTAGATGCTGTTGAATGAGAAGGAACGCGGCTCGAGGGTCGGAACCGAGATGCCGCACTCGGGGCAGGCCATCTTCTCCGAGTACAGGCGCTCTTCGCCGTCGACGATCGAGACCATTACCAGTCCGTCGGTGAGCTTCGCCGCAAGATGCACCGATTCATCGAGCCGCTTCTGCACGCCGTGTTTGATCAGCAGCCGGTCGACGACCACTTCGATCGTGTGGTTGCGGCGTTTGTCCAGTTTGATCTCTTCGTCGAGTTGGCGAATCTCGCCGTCTATGCGAGCCCGGTTGAATCCGGAGCGCGCGAGTTTCTCGATTTCCTTTTTGAATTCGCCTTTCCGCCCGCGAACGATTGGCGCGAGGATCATTACGCGCTCGCCTTCGGGCAGCGTCGCCATTTGTTGAACGATCTGATCGATCGATTGGCGTGAGATTGGGCGGCCGCACTTTGGACAATGCGGCAGACCGATCGAGGAGAACAACAGCCGCAGGTAGTCGTAGACTTCGGTCACAGTGCCCACGGTCGAGCGCGGGCTGCGCATCGTGGTCTTCTGCTCGATCGATATCGCCGGTGAGAGCCCTTCGATCGAATCGACGTCGGGCTTTTCAAGCTGGTCCAGAAACTGGCGTGCATAGGCGGACAGCGATTCGACGTAGCGGCGCTGGCCTTCGGCGTAGATGGTGTCGAAGGCCAGGCTCGACTTGCCCGAGCCTGAGAGACCGGTCACGACGGTCAGGCGATTGCGCGGAATCTCGAGACTTACGTCTTTTAGGTTGTGCTGGCGAGCGCCGCGAATTGTTATCTTATCTATCGCCATTCAGACCGAGCCCGCATAGAGAAGAATCCGCCTGGGTCGAGAACCTTTCATTGTACCCGGCGCCTGAGGAGACGTTCAAG
This window of the Acidobacteriota bacterium genome carries:
- a CDS encoding Uma2 family endonuclease, with the protein product MSSRTSATIEDLYNIPENGKAEIINGEVVRIRPTGGIPGRASGNVFFSLRSYERKMGGSYAVPDNVGFIVDLPNRQSFSPDAAWYTGELEGLKFADGAPAFAVEVRSENDYGPAAERELAAKRRDYFAAGTLVVWDVDLLGDDVIKVYRFTDPETPTFYKRGDIAGAEPAVPGWTMPVDELFD
- the uvrA gene encoding excinuclease ABC subunit UvrA → MAIDKITIRGARQHNLKDVSLEIPRNRLTVVTGLSGSGKSSLAFDTIYAEGQRRYVESLSAYARQFLDQLEKPDVDSIEGLSPAISIEQKTTMRSPRSTVGTVTEVYDYLRLLFSSIGLPHCPKCGRPISRQSIDQIVQQMATLPEGERVMILAPIVRGRKGEFKKEIEKLARSGFNRARIDGEIRQLDEEIKLDKRRNHTIEVVVDRLLIKHGVQKRLDESVHLAAKLTDGLVMVSIVDGEERLYSEKMACPECGISVPTLEPRSFSFNSIYGACRDCHGLGSRAEIDPAKIVADPQLPISDQDPFPPDTNISNYLRDVLKSMAKQAGISPDKAFADLPQKVQDSFFYGSKERLSLRYGAYEYKTDWKGAVPYLMARAEDMKSESGIAAFEALISPTVCPACQGRRLQPASLAVRVGGRAIADYTAIPISQAVKVFNAIKLNAREEKIAGLILREIRQRMSFLDTVGLGYITLDRPSSTLSGGEGQRIRLATQIGSQLRGVLYVLDEPSIGLHPRDNRKLLDTLEHLRDLGNTVLVVEHDEETIRRADHVVDLGPGAGAHGGFVVAQGTPEDIARNSASLTGRYIAGDLSIAVPSERRSTNGKAIEVLGARANNLKNIDVRFPLGLFIVVTGVSGSGKSTLVDDILYRSLARKLYRSLNDPGAHREVTGLEHIDKIIEIDQSPIGRTPRSNPATYTGVFTPIRELYAMLPESRERGYKPGRFSFNVKGGRCETCQGDGMKRIEMNFLPDVYVMCDVCRGARYNRETLSVKYKGYSIAGLLDTTVDEGLPVLENIPQVKVKLQTLIDVGLGYIKLGQSATTLSGGEAQRIKLAKELSKRATGRTLYILDEPTTGLHFEDVRKLLDVLHQLVSLGNTVLVVEHNLDVIKSADWVIDLGPEGGEDGGKVVAEGTPEDVARSKKSYTGQALRPLLNGHRSR